DNA sequence from the Candidatus Auribacterota bacterium genome:
CTCGGGATTTTTCTACGCCGGAAGTTCTACCGGTCGTTATTCAAGCGCATGGGGCGCAACGTGATCCTCGGAAAAGGGATCACCATCCGTCATCCTTCAAAAATATCGATGGGGGACAACGTGGCCATCGACGACTACTGCGCGCTCGACTCTCGCGGCGGGGATGATTCCGGAATTTCGATCGGGGACAACACCGTTATCTCCCGAAACACCATTCTGAGGACCAAGGATGGAACCATCAGTATTGGCCGGGGAAGCGGCATCGGCTCCAATTGTGTGCTTGCCTCAGCGAGCACACTGGAGATCGGCGAGGATATGCTCATGGCATCATGTGTATGCCTCCTCGCCGGTGGACAGCACGCTTTCGACCGCGTCGATATACCTATCGTCTCCCAGGGGATGGTCTCGAAGGGGGGCATCACCATAGGCAGGAATGTCTGGATCGGGACTCGTGTCACGGTGCTGGATGGAGTGCGGATCGGCGACGAGGCGATCATCGGCGCCTGTTCCCTGGTCAACAAGGACATACCAGAATACGCGATCGCGTACGGCACACCGGCAAAGATGGTAAAGGACCGGCGCGAAGCGAATGACAAATGACCACTACCAAACACTAAACTCGAAACAAACCCTAAATTCAAAATCAAAATATACAAAGCATATATGTCTTGAGTTTAACAATTTGAGTTTTGGGTTTGTTTAGGATTTCGAGTTTAGAGTTTCGAGTTTATTTTTATGCAACGAAACCTCAGGATACTTGATTCTGAACAGTTCGACCTC
Encoded proteins:
- a CDS encoding acyltransferase; its protein translation is MPEPVKITFRETLYERRERPIKKYIRLVLGTGGIWALLNYELRLLLFADLGGALGIFLRRKFYRSLFKRMGRNVILGKGITIRHPSKISMGDNVAIDDYCALDSRGGDDSGISIGDNTVISRNTILRTKDGTISIGRGSGIGSNCVLASASTLEIGEDMLMASCVCLLAGGQHAFDRVDIPIVSQGMVSKGGITIGRNVWIGTRVTVLDGVRIGDEAIIGACSLVNKDIPEYAIAYGTPAKMVKDRREANDK